A genomic window from Mesorhizobium sp. CAU 1732 includes:
- the panB gene encoding 3-methyl-2-oxobutanoate hydroxymethyltransferase, translated as MSVTGKNPALTPPQVAKSKGGTPLVCLTAYTTPMAKLVDAHCDVVLVGDSVGMVLHGLPSTLGVTLDMMIMHGQAVRRGLERALMVVDMPFGSYEESREQAFRNAARLMAETGCAAVKLEGGEPMAGTIRFLATRGVPVMGHVGLTPQAVNAFGGYAVQGRGEDSERVARDAAAVAEAGAFAVVLEKVPEPLARRITGEIAAPTIGIGASQACDGQILVVDDMLGAFTDFRPKFVRRYAELGAEAAKAIAAYAADVRARRFPAAEHVFGDMPKAVARGGAA; from the coding sequence GTGAGCGTAACCGGGAAGAATCCGGCGTTGACACCGCCGCAGGTGGCTAAGTCCAAGGGCGGAACGCCGCTGGTCTGCCTGACCGCCTACACGACACCGATGGCGAAGCTGGTCGATGCGCATTGCGACGTGGTGCTTGTCGGCGACAGCGTCGGCATGGTTCTGCACGGCCTGCCATCCACGCTCGGCGTCACGCTCGACATGATGATCATGCACGGCCAGGCGGTGAGGCGCGGGCTCGAGCGCGCGCTCATGGTCGTCGACATGCCGTTCGGCTCCTACGAGGAAAGCCGGGAACAGGCGTTCCGCAACGCCGCCCGCCTCATGGCAGAGACCGGCTGCGCTGCGGTCAAGCTCGAAGGCGGCGAGCCGATGGCCGGGACTATTCGTTTCCTCGCGACGCGTGGCGTGCCGGTCATGGGGCATGTCGGCCTCACCCCGCAGGCCGTCAACGCCTTCGGCGGCTATGCCGTGCAAGGACGCGGCGAGGACAGCGAGCGCGTTGCGCGCGATGCGGCTGCCGTAGCGGAGGCCGGCGCTTTCGCCGTGGTGCTGGAAAAGGTGCCGGAGCCGCTGGCCCGCCGGATTACCGGCGAGATTGCAGCGCCGACGATCGGCATCGGTGCGTCGCAGGCGTGTGACGGCCAGATCCTCGTCGTGGACGATATGCTCGGCGCTTTCACCGATTTCCGCCCCAAGTTCGTCCGGCGCTACGCGGAACTGGGCGCGGAGGCGGCCAAGGCGATCGCTGCCTATGCGGCCGATGTGCGCGCTCGTCGGTTTCCCGCTGCCGAGCATGTGTTCGGCGATATGCCCAAGGCGGTCGCCAGGGGAGGCGCGGCATGA
- a CDS encoding ATP-binding cassette domain-containing protein, which translates to MSAPILEVDNLHVRFPISGGGILGSGKRTLYAVTDVSFSLAKGECLSIVGESGCGKSTTALSIMGLQEPTEGAIRFKGRPIAGPGAPSRMARAKAAQMVFQDPYASLNPRQTVNASLTQPLKLHGITGSEAADRIAAMLRSVGLTAEQGGRYPHEFSGGQRQRIGIARALILEPEIVVLDEPVSALDVSIRAQIINLLLDLQDEFGLSYVMISHDLSVVEHMSDRVLVMFFSQIVEQGGWKEIFENPQHPYTRRLIDAIPDPDAALGLARKATEVTRPAAPPGWRFGSDGSMAPNVFSPPEASELVDIGPNHKVRLLRD; encoded by the coding sequence GTGAGCGCGCCAATCCTCGAGGTCGACAACCTCCACGTCCGCTTTCCGATCTCGGGAGGCGGCATATTGGGCTCGGGAAAGCGGACGCTTTATGCGGTGACCGACGTAAGCTTCTCGCTCGCCAAGGGCGAGTGCCTGTCCATCGTGGGTGAATCCGGCTGCGGCAAGTCCACCACGGCGCTGTCCATCATGGGTCTTCAGGAGCCCACCGAAGGCGCGATCCGCTTCAAGGGCAGGCCGATCGCGGGTCCGGGCGCGCCGAGCCGCATGGCCCGCGCCAAAGCCGCGCAAATGGTCTTCCAGGACCCCTATGCCAGCCTCAACCCGCGTCAGACGGTGAACGCGTCGCTGACCCAGCCCCTCAAACTGCACGGGATAACCGGTTCCGAAGCCGCCGACCGCATCGCCGCCATGCTCAGGAGCGTTGGCCTGACCGCCGAGCAGGGCGGGCGGTATCCGCATGAATTTTCAGGGGGGCAGCGGCAGCGGATCGGCATTGCCCGGGCGCTGATCCTCGAACCAGAGATCGTGGTGCTGGACGAGCCCGTTTCCGCGCTGGACGTGTCGATCCGGGCGCAGATCATCAACCTGCTCCTGGATTTGCAGGACGAGTTCGGCCTGTCCTATGTGATGATCTCGCACGATCTGTCGGTGGTCGAGCACATGAGCGACCGGGTGTTGGTGATGTTCTTCAGCCAGATCGTCGAACAGGGCGGCTGGAAGGAGATATTCGAGAATCCGCAACACCCCTATACAAGGCGCCTGATCGACGCGATTCCCGATCCGGATGCCGCTCTTGGACTCGCCCGCAAGGCGACCGAGGTGACCCGGCCGGCCGCCCCGCCGGGCTGGCGTTTCGGCTCCGATGGCAGCATGGCGCCGAACGTGTTCTCGCCGCCTGAGGCGTCGGAGCTCGTGGATATCGGGCCGAACCACAAGGTCCGCCTGCTGCGGGACTGA
- a CDS encoding ABC transporter ATP-binding protein: MSAPLLEVKDLHVGLPLGGGKSFPILQGVSFQIMPGEAFGLVGESGSGKSVTSLATMGLLKKPLRATAGEILFQGNDLLKLSKRHMRKLRGDRIAMIFQEPMTALNPLVTVGRQIAEMFYLHQGKSWAEGEKLAIEALANVRVPNPDRRAKNYPHQMSGGLRQRVMIAMAMACDPDLLIADEPTTALDVTVQAEVLRLIKELCTERGTAVLFISHDLGVIASTCQRVGVMYSGALVEENWTEALFSNPQHEYTRGLLGALPRLGSRSTHGRHRLVDIDSIVADRSTLTQTRFISPRGEGAPV; this comes from the coding sequence ATGAGTGCTCCGCTTCTCGAGGTGAAAGACCTTCACGTCGGCCTGCCCCTGGGAGGCGGCAAGTCATTCCCGATCCTGCAAGGGGTTTCGTTCCAGATCATGCCCGGCGAGGCGTTCGGGCTCGTGGGCGAGTCGGGCTCGGGCAAGTCTGTGACTTCGCTGGCCACCATGGGCCTGCTGAAAAAGCCCTTGCGCGCGACCGCGGGGGAAATCCTGTTCCAGGGAAACGATTTGCTGAAGCTTTCGAAGCGGCACATGCGCAAGCTGCGCGGCGACCGCATCGCGATGATCTTCCAGGAGCCGATGACGGCGCTCAACCCACTGGTGACTGTAGGACGGCAGATCGCCGAGATGTTCTACCTGCATCAGGGCAAGTCGTGGGCGGAAGGCGAGAAACTGGCGATCGAGGCGCTGGCGAATGTGCGCGTGCCCAATCCCGACCGGCGGGCTAAAAACTATCCGCACCAGATGTCGGGCGGGCTGCGCCAGCGCGTGATGATCGCCATGGCAATGGCCTGCGATCCTGACCTGCTGATCGCGGACGAGCCGACCACCGCGCTCGACGTGACGGTTCAGGCCGAGGTGCTGCGGTTGATCAAGGAGCTTTGTACCGAACGCGGCACTGCGGTGCTGTTCATCAGCCACGATCTCGGCGTCATCGCATCGACCTGCCAGCGCGTGGGCGTGATGTATTCCGGGGCGCTGGTCGAGGAGAACTGGACCGAGGCGCTGTTCTCCAATCCGCAGCACGAATACACGCGCGGACTCTTGGGAGCGCTGCCGCGCCTCGGCAGCCGCTCGACCCATGGAAGGCATCGGCTGGTGGATATCGACAGCATCGTCGCCGACCGGTCGACGCTGACACAGACGCGCTTCATCAGCCCGCGCGGGGAAGGAGCGCCGGTGTGA
- a CDS encoding ABC transporter permease → MRLGFNLVFGGFLTVLVVLAGILAPWLAPFDPVLGANLMNAELPPDGEFWFGTDSQGRDVYSRILYGAQISLTVGIVSQVINSLIGVTLGMTAGYWGGWWDDLVNGLTNVMLAIPSLIFALAVMAVLGPGLVSLLIALGLTNWSWTCRIARSSTLSLKSQGYVLAAQSLGYSDLRIMFTQILPNMMGPILVMATLGMGGAVLSEAALSFLGLGIQPPFPSWGSMLTDAREMIQLAPWVAIFPGLAIFLSVLGFNLLGDGLRDSLDPHMRTRKV, encoded by the coding sequence ATGCGTCTTGGCTTCAACCTCGTTTTCGGCGGCTTTCTGACCGTTCTGGTCGTCCTTGCCGGTATCCTTGCCCCTTGGCTGGCCCCCTTCGACCCGGTCCTGGGCGCGAACCTGATGAACGCGGAACTGCCGCCGGATGGCGAGTTCTGGTTCGGCACCGACAGCCAGGGCAGGGACGTCTATTCCCGCATTCTCTACGGCGCCCAAATCTCGCTGACTGTCGGGATCGTCTCGCAGGTCATCAATTCGCTCATCGGCGTGACGCTCGGCATGACGGCCGGCTATTGGGGCGGCTGGTGGGACGACCTCGTGAACGGCCTGACCAACGTCATGCTTGCCATCCCCTCGCTGATCTTCGCACTGGCGGTGATGGCCGTTCTCGGTCCCGGCCTCGTGTCGCTGCTGATCGCGCTCGGCCTGACCAACTGGAGCTGGACCTGCCGCATCGCCCGGTCATCCACGCTCTCGCTCAAGTCTCAGGGCTATGTGCTGGCCGCGCAGTCGCTCGGCTATTCCGATTTGCGCATCATGTTCACCCAGATATTGCCCAACATGATGGGCCCGATCCTCGTCATGGCGACGCTCGGCATGGGCGGGGCGGTGCTGTCGGAGGCGGCGCTCAGCTTTCTCGGCCTCGGCATCCAGCCGCCGTTCCCGTCCTGGGGTTCGATGCTGACCGATGCGCGCGAAATGATCCAGCTCGCTCCCTGGGTCGCCATCTTCCCCGGCCTGGCCATCTTCCTGTCCGTGCTGGGGTTCAACCTTCTGGGCGACGGCCTGCGGGACAGTCTCGACCCCCATATGAGGACGCGCAAGGTATGA
- a CDS encoding ABC transporter permease → MLRFALRRILQIIPTVIVVALLIFVIFSVVPGSFAASLFSDGRTSADPQLIARLTAEFGLDKPLHERFFTYLWDLARFDLGTSFRTRLPVIQMINERIWASLELAAAAMVFAIAIGVPLGFMAALRPGSILDTVTMIGAVSGLSLPQFWLGLLMMLLFALHLNWLPSFGYGGGSFRNLILPAVTLGVTPLALLARTTRAGVLDVMNSDFIRTAHSKGMSEGAVVRRHVARNALVLIVTTVGLQFGSLIGQAVVIEKLFAWPGIGSLLVDSVAIRDIPVVQGTILVIVLWFLVINTVVDLLYAAIDPRIKQE, encoded by the coding sequence ATGCTACGTTTTGCGCTTCGACGCATTCTCCAGATCATCCCGACAGTGATCGTCGTCGCCCTGCTGATCTTCGTGATCTTCAGTGTCGTTCCCGGCAGCTTCGCCGCCAGCCTCTTCTCGGACGGCCGCACCAGTGCCGATCCGCAACTCATCGCCCGGCTGACAGCCGAATTCGGCCTCGACAAGCCGTTGCACGAGCGGTTCTTCACCTATCTGTGGGACCTTGCGCGGTTCGATCTCGGCACATCCTTCCGCACCCGTCTGCCGGTGATCCAGATGATCAACGAGCGCATCTGGGCGTCATTGGAACTGGCCGCCGCCGCCATGGTCTTCGCCATCGCGATCGGCGTGCCGCTCGGCTTCATGGCCGCCCTGCGTCCCGGCTCGATCCTCGACACCGTCACGATGATCGGCGCCGTCTCGGGCCTGTCCCTGCCGCAGTTCTGGCTGGGCCTGCTGATGATGCTGTTGTTTGCGCTGCACCTGAACTGGCTGCCGAGCTTCGGTTACGGCGGCGGGTCGTTCCGCAACCTGATCCTGCCCGCCGTGACTCTCGGCGTGACGCCGCTGGCTCTTTTGGCGCGCACCACCCGCGCCGGCGTTCTGGACGTGATGAATTCGGACTTCATCCGCACCGCCCATTCCAAGGGCATGAGCGAGGGGGCCGTCGTGCGCCGTCATGTCGCCCGCAACGCGCTGGTGCTGATCGTGACCACCGTCGGCCTGCAATTCGGTTCGCTGATCGGTCAGGCCGTGGTCATCGAAAAGCTGTTCGCCTGGCCCGGCATCGGATCGCTGCTGGTCGACAGCGTGGCGATCCGCGACATACCCGTGGTCCAGGGCACGATCCTCGTCATCGTTTTGTGGTTCCTCGTCATCAACACCGTCGTCGATCTGCTCTATGCAGCCATCGATCCGCGCATCAAGCAGGAGTGA
- a CDS encoding ABC transporter substrate-binding protein yields MLKRLSLAALLSVGMATMTFAQEPRYGGTFNFTAPYGSAFATLDTQASPSIQEQFLAFAIHRSLYSWDSHANTPVLELADSVDTSDDGTTYTYHLKKNAVFHNGTPLTADDFIFSFERLATAANALSGASYINIIKGVPEFGSGAATEIEGLKKIDDHTLEITLTTAGNPGFNLMEPTTAIYPADVPLEQQAINPVGLGAFVFKEHIPGSQIVVERFDDYYEEGRPYLDRVNIIVMSEGSARDVAFRNQEVDVSILGPVQYSAYQADPALKDNLLEVAETFTRNIGFSQTQVEAFKDKRVRQAINYAINTDLIIERLVKGKAVRAVSWLPVGLPAFDADAEPYPYDPEKAKELLKEAGYEDGFEFEVTATPNESWGVPIVEAILPMLAQVGITVRPRPVESAALASTVSADNFQAYIWSNLTGPDPLTVMRCFWSQTPQSACNYTAYSNPEYDKIYEAARAERDPAKQLELLKQANNFIQEEAPVWFFNYNKAVMAYQPWVHGLVPNATELALQPYDDIWIDDTAPANRK; encoded by the coding sequence ATGCTGAAGAGACTTTCACTCGCTGCGTTGCTGAGCGTCGGCATGGCGACGATGACTTTTGCGCAAGAGCCGCGCTATGGTGGCACTTTCAACTTCACGGCGCCCTATGGCTCGGCCTTCGCGACGCTGGACACTCAGGCCAGCCCGAGCATCCAGGAGCAGTTCCTCGCCTTCGCGATCCATCGCAGCCTGTATTCGTGGGATTCTCACGCCAACACCCCGGTGCTGGAGTTGGCGGATTCGGTCGACACGTCCGACGACGGCACCACCTATACCTACCACCTGAAGAAGAACGCGGTCTTCCACAACGGCACGCCGCTGACCGCGGATGACTTCATCTTCAGCTTCGAGCGCCTGGCGACCGCCGCGAACGCGCTGTCGGGTGCCAGCTACATCAACATCATCAAGGGCGTGCCGGAATTCGGCTCGGGCGCGGCCACCGAGATCGAAGGCCTGAAGAAGATCGACGATCACACGCTGGAAATCACCCTGACCACCGCCGGAAATCCGGGCTTCAACCTCATGGAGCCGACCACGGCGATCTATCCGGCGGACGTGCCGCTGGAACAGCAGGCGATCAACCCGGTCGGTCTGGGCGCCTTCGTCTTCAAGGAGCATATTCCCGGCTCGCAGATCGTGGTCGAGCGCTTCGACGATTATTACGAGGAAGGCAGGCCCTATCTCGACAGGGTCAACATCATCGTCATGTCCGAAGGCTCGGCGCGCGACGTGGCCTTCCGCAACCAGGAGGTCGATGTCTCGATCCTGGGACCGGTGCAGTATTCCGCCTATCAGGCCGATCCCGCGCTCAAGGACAACCTGCTCGAGGTGGCGGAAACCTTTACCCGCAACATCGGTTTCAGCCAGACCCAGGTCGAGGCGTTCAAGGACAAGCGCGTCCGCCAGGCCATCAACTACGCGATCAACACGGACCTGATCATCGAACGGCTGGTCAAGGGCAAGGCCGTGCGCGCCGTAAGCTGGCTGCCGGTCGGGTTGCCCGCCTTCGACGCCGATGCCGAGCCCTATCCCTACGATCCCGAAAAGGCGAAGGAATTGCTGAAGGAAGCCGGCTACGAGGACGGCTTCGAGTTCGAAGTGACCGCAACGCCGAACGAAAGCTGGGGCGTGCCGATCGTCGAGGCCATCCTGCCGATGCTGGCACAGGTCGGCATCACCGTGAGGCCGCGTCCTGTCGAATCGGCGGCACTCGCCTCGACCGTCTCCGCGGACAACTTCCAGGCCTATATCTGGTCGAACCTGACCGGGCCGGATCCGCTGACGGTGATGCGCTGCTTCTGGTCGCAGACCCCGCAATCGGCCTGCAACTATACCGCCTACTCGAATCCTGAATACGACAAGATCTACGAGGCGGCCCGCGCCGAGCGCGATCCGGCGAAGCAACTGGAACTGCTGAAGCAGGCCAACAACTTCATCCAGGAAGAGGCCCCTGTCTGGTTCTTCAACTACAACAAGGCGGTCATGGCCTATCAGCCCTGGGTTCACGGGCTGGTTCCGAACGCGACCGAACTCGCGCTCCAGCCCTATGACGATATCTGGATCGACGACACGGCCCCGGCCAACCGCAAGTAG
- a CDS encoding amidohydrolase encodes MSNRILADLILHNGQIWRGRDDGRCQAVAVWQGKVLATGSDADILALKGPETEMIDLQGRFACPGLIDNHLHLISTGLVMGMVDVTPAAVPTLASMGEAIAARAAQTAKGGWVLARGYDQVKLDTGVHPTREDLDRAAPDHPVLVTRACGHIAIANSKALDLAGVSESTPTPDGGVLGMSGNRLNGLLAENAIGLVSAAIPEVSEERLIDAIELGGRRLLSFGITSTMDAAVGQVSGLSEIRAYELAKLAGRLPVRVWLTLLGDPGKSIVEDCWKMGLVSGAGDDMLRVGAVKIFLDGSAGGRTAWMTKPYRDEPENFGVQMLPDEQVFALVQDYHDKGYALACHAIGDGAIEQIITAYEKTLAASPDPERRHRVEHCGYPSDAQNRRMKAAGIVPAPQQAFLYDFGDSYVSVLGEERGAGSYPIGTWMRMGLRPSTGSDSPVCSPNPFPNLYTMITRRSGKGTVLLESECLSREEALQAFTEHGAYSQKAEDVKGRLVPGQWADIAVFSENLLEATPETLRDETRCMLTLLAGRVVHDAR; translated from the coding sequence TTGTCCAATCGTATCCTTGCTGATCTGATCCTTCACAACGGCCAAATCTGGCGCGGCCGCGATGACGGCCGATGTCAGGCCGTCGCGGTCTGGCAGGGCAAGGTTCTGGCCACGGGTTCGGATGCCGACATCCTGGCTCTCAAGGGGCCGGAGACCGAAATGATCGACTTGCAGGGCCGCTTTGCGTGTCCCGGCCTGATCGATAACCACCTGCACCTGATCTCGACCGGACTGGTGATGGGGATGGTGGACGTCACCCCGGCCGCCGTGCCGACGCTGGCTTCGATGGGCGAGGCGATTGCCGCGCGCGCTGCCCAGACCGCGAAGGGCGGTTGGGTGCTGGCGCGGGGTTACGATCAGGTCAAGCTGGACACCGGCGTGCACCCGACCCGCGAGGATTTGGACCGCGCCGCTCCCGATCATCCCGTTCTGGTGACTCGTGCCTGCGGCCATATCGCGATCGCGAATTCGAAGGCGCTGGACCTCGCCGGCGTGTCGGAATCCACGCCTACACCCGATGGCGGCGTCCTCGGCATGTCGGGAAACCGGCTGAACGGCCTCTTGGCCGAGAACGCCATCGGCCTCGTCAGCGCAGCCATCCCGGAGGTGTCGGAAGAACGGCTGATCGACGCGATCGAACTCGGCGGTCGGCGCTTGCTCTCCTTCGGCATCACCAGCACGATGGATGCGGCTGTCGGGCAGGTCTCCGGCCTGTCGGAGATCCGCGCCTATGAGCTCGCGAAGCTGGCGGGGCGTCTGCCGGTGCGCGTCTGGCTGACGCTGCTTGGCGATCCGGGCAAGTCGATCGTCGAGGACTGCTGGAAGATGGGTCTGGTCTCAGGCGCGGGGGACGACATGCTGCGCGTCGGCGCGGTCAAAATCTTCCTCGATGGTTCGGCTGGAGGCCGCACCGCCTGGATGACCAAGCCCTACAGGGATGAGCCGGAGAATTTCGGCGTCCAGATGCTGCCTGACGAGCAGGTCTTCGCCCTGGTGCAGGACTATCACGACAAAGGTTATGCGCTGGCCTGCCACGCCATCGGCGACGGGGCCATCGAGCAGATCATCACCGCCTACGAGAAGACGCTTGCGGCCTCGCCCGACCCGGAGCGCAGGCATCGTGTCGAGCATTGCGGCTATCCAAGCGATGCGCAGAACCGGCGGATGAAGGCCGCAGGCATAGTGCCGGCGCCGCAACAGGCCTTCCTGTATGATTTCGGCGACAGCTACGTCTCGGTCCTTGGCGAGGAGCGGGGTGCGGGGTCCTATCCGATCGGCACCTGGATGCGCATGGGCCTGCGGCCCTCGACCGGTTCCGATTCACCGGTCTGCTCGCCCAACCCTTTCCCCAACCTCTATACGATGATCACGCGGCGAAGCGGCAAGGGCACCGTCCTGCTCGAATCCGAGTGTCTGAGCCGTGAGGAGGCCTTGCAGGCCTTCACCGAGCACGGGGCCTATTCGCAAAAGGCCGAAGACGTCAAAGGCCGGCTGGTGCCGGGACAATGGGCCGATATCGCGGTTTTCAGCGAGAACCTGCTGGAAGCCACCCCCGAAACCCTTCGGGACGAGACGCGCTGCATGCTGACCCTGCTTGCGGGTCGCGTCGTCCATGATGCACGATGA
- a CDS encoding LysR family transcriptional regulator yields MEIKWLEDFVALAEASSFSRAAELRNVTQSAFSRRIKQLETWLGATLISRATMPAELTAAGRNFLPVAQETIRTFHTIRETLHPGTETRLVRIAALHTLTLTFFPEWLRRLEAVAGPFGTAFIPDRGGIEANVEAMVMDEADLFLTYAHPEVPFHLDHDRFEYLIIGTDRLIPVAAPQVRISGALHPGAGILDRAVSGDLVVPCLSYGPSSFFGVALGQLLAKRPSFGRRTVHENTISAGLKTVAVTGSGLCWLPESLVADELADGRLVIASASRNWLMDLEIRLYRHAANRVKPVETMWDAAAQIRACLTP; encoded by the coding sequence TTGGAGATCAAGTGGCTCGAAGATTTTGTGGCCCTTGCCGAGGCCTCGAGTTTTTCCCGCGCTGCGGAATTGCGCAACGTCACCCAGTCGGCCTTCAGCCGGCGGATCAAACAGCTTGAAACCTGGCTGGGTGCCACCTTGATCAGCCGGGCCACCATGCCCGCCGAATTGACCGCGGCGGGGCGCAACTTCCTGCCCGTGGCGCAGGAAACCATCCGCACCTTCCACACCATACGCGAAACGCTCCACCCCGGCACGGAGACGCGCCTCGTCCGCATCGCCGCCCTGCACACGCTTACATTGACCTTCTTTCCCGAATGGCTCCGACGGCTGGAAGCGGTGGCAGGCCCTTTCGGCACGGCGTTCATTCCAGACCGCGGCGGCATCGAAGCCAATGTCGAGGCGATGGTCATGGACGAGGCGGATCTGTTCCTGACCTACGCCCATCCCGAGGTGCCCTTTCACCTCGACCACGACAGGTTCGAATATTTGATCATCGGCACCGACCGCCTGATCCCGGTAGCCGCACCACAAGTGCGCATCTCAGGCGCGCTTCATCCCGGCGCGGGCATCCTGGACCGGGCGGTCTCCGGCGATTTGGTCGTGCCCTGCCTCTCCTACGGCCCTTCGTCCTTCTTCGGGGTGGCGCTGGGGCAGCTTCTGGCCAAACGCCCATCATTTGGCCGACGGACGGTGCACGAGAACACCATCAGCGCCGGCCTGAAGACCGTCGCCGTCACCGGATCCGGCCTGTGCTGGCTGCCCGAAAGCCTCGTCGCCGACGAATTGGCCGATGGCAGGCTGGTCATCGCCAGCGCCTCGCGGAACTGGCTGATGGACCTGGAAATCCGGCTCTACCGTCACGCGGCCAACCGGGTGAAGCCGGTCGAAACGATGTGGGATGCCGCCGCGCAGATCCGGGCGTGCCTCACCCCTTGA
- a CDS encoding M55 family metallopeptidase: MKIFISADIEGTAGINHWDETIHGHADWTEYRALMTAEVLAACEGARAAGATEVVVKDAHDSGRNLLVERLPDYVRIVRNWSGHPDAMMFGLDDSFAAAIYTGYHSKAGTEDNPLAHTSNLKISRLLLNGEVASEFTVNALCAALYGVPSVFLAGDAGICGDARTMIPGMGTVETLFGAGPASNSIAPTRSCRLIREGVEAALKTDAGGIPATDGPWEVVVEFVNPVNAYQSRWYPGASAHGPRAVAFEAAEFFEILRALRFIKG, from the coding sequence ATGAAGATCTTCATTTCCGCCGACATCGAAGGCACCGCCGGCATCAACCATTGGGACGAGACGATCCACGGCCATGCCGACTGGACGGAATACCGCGCCCTGATGACCGCCGAGGTGCTTGCCGCCTGCGAAGGCGCGCGTGCTGCCGGCGCGACCGAGGTCGTCGTCAAGGACGCGCATGACAGCGGCCGCAACCTGCTCGTCGAACGGCTGCCGGACTATGTCCGGATCGTGCGCAACTGGTCGGGGCATCCGGACGCAATGATGTTCGGGCTGGACGACAGCTTCGCCGCCGCCATCTACACCGGCTACCATTCCAAGGCCGGGACCGAGGACAATCCTCTCGCCCATACCTCGAACCTCAAGATCTCGCGCCTGCTGCTGAATGGCGAGGTGGCGTCCGAGTTCACGGTCAATGCGCTCTGCGCCGCACTTTACGGTGTGCCCTCGGTGTTTCTGGCGGGAGATGCCGGCATCTGCGGCGACGCGCGGACGATGATCCCCGGCATGGGAACGGTGGAAACGCTGTTCGGCGCCGGTCCCGCTTCGAATTCGATCGCGCCGACACGATCCTGCCGCCTGATCCGCGAAGGGGTCGAGGCCGCGCTGAAGACCGACGCGGGCGGCATTCCCGCCACCGATGGCCCCTGGGAGGTGGTGGTCGAGTTCGTGAATCCGGTCAACGCCTATCAATCGCGCTGGTATCCGGGGGCCAGCGCGCATGGCCCGCGGGCGGTGGCCTTCGAGGCGGCGGAGTTCTTCGAAATCCTGCGTGCCCTGCGGTTCATCAAGGGGTGA
- a CDS encoding P1 family peptidase: MATARELGLMIGGLAVGPLNAITDVAGVSVGHRTLSGDGLATGVTAILPHGGDPFRLKPRAAVDVINGFGKSAGLMQVAELGTLETPILLTNTFGVASCTQELIRRAIAANPAIGRRTATVNALVCECNDGGINDIQAMAVTPEDAGAALDAARPGRFAQGAVGAGTGMTAFGFKAGIGTSSRLMRIGAEDFTLGALVLANFGSAGQLVLPDGRRPVPGADAEAEKGSVIVVLATDLPLGDRQLQRVARRAGAGLARLGAFWGNGSGDLAICFTTADPVEHDPKSAFAPLRRLDDGKIDLAFRAVAEATQEAVLNALCEAPATRSRTGRLYPALADWLKENPLR, translated from the coding sequence ATGGCGACCGCACGCGAGCTGGGACTGATGATCGGAGGCTTGGCCGTCGGCCCACTCAACGCGATCACCGATGTTGCCGGCGTGTCGGTCGGCCATCGCACTCTGTCGGGTGACGGATTGGCGACGGGGGTTACCGCGATCCTGCCGCATGGGGGCGATCCGTTTCGGCTCAAGCCGCGGGCGGCTGTCGACGTCATCAACGGTTTCGGCAAGTCGGCAGGGCTGATGCAGGTTGCCGAGCTCGGTACGCTCGAAACGCCGATCCTGCTGACGAATACCTTCGGCGTCGCCTCCTGCACGCAGGAGCTGATCCGCAGAGCGATTGCGGCCAATCCCGCGATCGGGCGCAGGACGGCGACCGTCAACGCCCTGGTCTGCGAATGCAATGACGGCGGAATCAACGACATTCAGGCCATGGCCGTCACACCCGAGGATGCGGGTGCTGCGCTGGATGCCGCGAGGCCCGGCCGCTTCGCGCAAGGTGCGGTCGGCGCGGGAACGGGCATGACCGCATTCGGTTTCAAGGCCGGGATCGGCACGTCGTCGCGGCTGATGCGCATCGGGGCCGAGGACTTCACGCTTGGGGCGCTGGTTCTGGCGAATTTCGGGTCGGCGGGGCAACTGGTCCTGCCGGATGGCCGCCGCCCCGTTCCCGGTGCGGATGCCGAGGCGGAAAAAGGCTCGGTGATCGTCGTTCTGGCCACGGACCTGCCGCTCGGTGACCGGCAATTGCAGCGCGTGGCGCGTCGGGCCGGGGCCGGGCTGGCGCGGCTTGGCGCGTTCTGGGGTAATGGCAGCGGCGATCTGGCGATCTGCTTCACCACCGCCGATCCGGTCGAGCATGACCCGAAATCAGCCTTCGCGCCGCTGCGGCGGCTGGATGACGGCAAGATCGATCTGGCGTTTCGTGCGGTTGCCGAGGCCACGCAGGAGGCTGTCCTGAACGCGCTATGCGAGGCGCCCGCTACCCGAAGTCGCACTGGCCGGCTCTATCCGGCGCTGGCCGATTGGCTCAAGGAGAACCCCCTACGATGA